The following proteins are encoded in a genomic region of Poecilia reticulata strain Guanapo linkage group LG11, Guppy_female_1.0+MT, whole genome shotgun sequence:
- the LOC103472653 gene encoding oocyte zinc finger protein XlCOF20-like codes for MDDQRRLLDFSRTPRIILHRIDHLQYDIYKEELCKQERRSTLDQEELEPLQVKQEQEEPDDQQIKEEQEDLEHQQIKVEEKEVYCSQXEEQLPLKQETDFFMSIPVYEQTNQTESEPNRTZVXFQKAXNQNQERRNHKDFGAKRDEEXKQXKXHQETRQHGDGSNRNSDLTKKIASNTCERPFSCRKGFSQKDNLKHLMRDQITERLFLCMNCGKGFSRESDLTIHMRIHTGEKVFPCTACGKNFSTKGSSNAHMRRHTGEKPFLCIDCGKCFSCKSDQTLHMRIHTGEKPFICVNCGKGFRSNSDLTVHMRVHTGEKPFQCITCGKHFITKSQLIIHTRRHTGEKPFQCKTCGKRFIDQYSLNVHTRNHAALKPFSCVNCGKSFCQKHNLTRHMMIHAGERPFQCLTCGKGFNQKCSLTDHMTIHTGEKPFSCLTCGKCFSLRRGLTKHMRSHTDD; via the exons ACCACCTACAGTATGATATTTATAAGGAGGAGCTATGTAAGCAGGAGAGGAGATCCACTCTGGACCAGGAGGAGTTAGAACCTCTACAGGTGAAACAAGAACAGGAAGAACCAGACGATCAgcagataaaagaagagcaggaggatctagaacatcagcagataaaagtggaagagaaagaagTTTACTGCAGTCAGGRTGAAGAACAACTTCCATTAAAACAGGAGACTGATTTCTTCATGTCAATTCCTGTTTATGAGCAAACAAACCAAACGGAATCAGAACCAAATAGGACCSAAGTCRTCTTTCAAAAAGCTRAGAACCAAAATCAGGAAAGAAGAAATCATAAAGACTTTGGTGCAAAAAGAGATGAAGAGRAGAAACAAMAAAAGAKGCATCARGAAACCAGACAGCATGGTGACGGTTCAAATCGAAATAGTGACTTAACTAAAAAGATAGCAAGTAACACWTGCGAGAGACCTTTCTCATGTAGAAAAGGTTTCAGYCAAAAAGATAACTTAAAACACCTCATGAGAGATCAGATAACTGAGAGGCTTTTTCTATGCATGAattgtggaaaaggttttagtCGTGAAAGTGATCTAACTATtcacatgaggattcacactggtgagaaG GTATTTCCATGTACTGCTTGTGGCAAGAATTTCAGTACAAAAGGTTCTTCGAATGCTCACATGAGAAggcacacaggtgagaagccttttttatgcattgattgtggaaaatgtttcagttgtaaAAGTGATCAAACTCTTCACATGagaattcatacaggtgagaagccttttatttgtgttaattgTGGAAAAGGTTTCCGTAGTAATAGTGATTTAACTGTTCACATGAGAGTTCATACGGGAGAGAAGCCTTTTCAATGCATTACGTGTGGCAAACATTTCATCACAAAATCTCAACTGATTATTCACACRAGAAGGCACACAGGCGAGAAGCCTTTTCAGTGTAAGACCTGTGGGAAAAGATTTATCGATCAATATTCTTTGAATGTTCACACAAGAAATCATGCTGCAttaaagccattttcttgtgtgaactgtggaaaaagcttTTGTCAGAAACACAACTTAACTCGACACATGATGATTCAYGCAGGCGAGAGGCCTTTTCAGTGTTTGACATGCGGGAAAGGTTTCAATCAAAAATGCAGCTTAACTGATCACATGacaattcacacaggtgagaagcctttttcatgcctaacatgtggaaaatgtttcagtctgAGACGTGGATTAACTAAACACATGAGAAGCCACACAGATGATTAg